ACTAAAATTAATTCAGCACCTAGAGCTATACAAGTTCTTCCTATATTCCCCGTGTTTTGGGGAATATCAGGATTATAAAGAACTACTTTCATGAAGCCGTATTTTTATTCTCTGTATTTTTTGTAGCTACAGAATCATCCGTAGTTTCAATTAAATTAATTTCAAAAATCAATAGAGAGTTGGGAGGTAATTGACCGGCAGTTCCATAAGCTAAATCAGGATGGATATAAAGGATACGCGTTTCACCTTCTTTCATTCCCTGCATTCCTAAGGCAAATCCTGGTATTGTTTGTCCTAGAGGAAGAAGAATAGGTTCTTTATTACCTTCTGAGCTGCTAAATACTTGACCATTGATAAAAGTACCTTTGTAATGAAGAAGTGCAGAAGGCTTGCCTGAAATGGCTTTTCCAGCACCTTCTTTTACAATACGGTATTGTAATTTATCAGCCTGCACTTCCACAACATCGGCATTCTTCTTATTTTCTTGTAGGAATCTTTCTGCTAGGGAGAGATTTTCTTTCGCCTTCTTCTCGAAAACTAATTGCTGTATTTCTGCCATTTTTTCCTCATATTCTGATTCAGTTAAAGGTGCGCTTTTGCATTCTAACTCAGCTTGCAACCCTTTAGCAACCTCAGTGATATCCATCATAATATCTTCTGATTTACGTAACTGTCTTGCTAGCAAATGACCGAAAGTGCGCGATATCTGTTGATTTACAGAAAGTTGTGAATCATTAGCAGTGCTTTTCTCCCTAACTTGTTCTGTTTGGTTCTCATCTTGAGAACTCGAATCACAGGAAGCAATGGAAAAGGACACAACCATTGTTATTATAATTAAATGCCATCGTTTTTTCATATTTTCTCTCCTATGGTTGTAGCCTAGACACACACATTATGTGTGTGCCATGCACCTAAAATAGGTATAAAATTATTTAAGAAGTTACCTTAATATTTAGCTCTTTTAATTGGGAAGTCATAATTTCCGCAGGCGCATTCATCATTAAATCTGCAGCCTTTTGAGTTTTTGGGAAAGCTATCACTTCTCGAATACCTTCAGCTCCCGTCAGCACCATCATAATACGATCTAAACCTAAAGCAATTCCTAAATGTGGTGGGGTGCCAAAACTTAAGGCATCTATAAAGAAGCCGAATTTTTCTTTTATACTCTCTGGAGATAACTCTAAAATAGAAAATATTTTATTTTGTAAATCTGCATTATGGATACGTTGTGATCCCGAAGCTATTTCATATCCGTTAAGAACTAGGTCGTAGCTTGAAGAACGCACAGATAAAGGATCTGTGTCTAATAAAGGGATATCCTCATCTAAGGGCGAAGTAAATGGATGATGTTCCGAACATATCTTTCCGTCTTCTTTAGCAAATAGAGGAAAATCTGTAATCCAAACAAAATTGTATTG
This DNA window, taken from Chlamydia sp. 04-14, encodes the following:
- a CDS encoding FKBP-type peptidyl-prolyl cis-trans isomerase; the encoded protein is MKKRWHLIIITMVVSFSIASCDSSSQDENQTEQVREKSTANDSQLSVNQQISRTFGHLLARQLRKSEDIMMDITEVAKGLQAELECKSAPLTESEYEEKMAEIQQLVFEKKAKENLSLAERFLQENKKNADVVEVQADKLQYRIVKEGAGKAISGKPSALLHYKGTFINGQVFSSSEGNKEPILLPLGQTIPGFALGMQGMKEGETRILYIHPDLAYGTAGQLPPNSLLIFEINLIETTDDSVATKNTENKNTAS